A portion of the Psilocybe cubensis strain MGC-MH-2018 chromosome 10, whole genome shotgun sequence genome contains these proteins:
- a CDS encoding Lactonohydrolase oryL: MQVLVQVIGLSWLGCLSVNAQVNLSNINGGQSVFISPPTFAVLGATGNFRNSSFTEFFNPTATEPPFFQIFDNTFLDILGPNPTFNIVSTNDILEFFAHEAPVFVKETNELFFVGFDQTQNVFNKLNMTAVEQALEGINGTNITSINVPATQIPLPDTVHQINGGTGPVGSSLLFVTNGQGPLPPSVVLVNAKEPFNATVLLDNFFGRQFNSLDDVKIHPTSKAIFFTDVSFGFLLQIRPPPMLPNQVYRFDVTTGVVRVVATDFEKCNGIAFSQDGKVAYVTDTGALSSLGSPDQTKTATIYKFDVDPISQVFVNRRVFAYADTGIPDGIELDAAGNVYAGCGDGVNVWSSEGVLLGKFFTGGTVANMAFTGDGRLVLLGGTNVYLVKIAAKGQNLAVPSFQGVPI; encoded by the exons ATGCAGGTCCTCGTTCAAGTTATTGGCTTGTCATGGTTAGGTTGTCTGAGTGTCAATGCTCAAGTTAATCTATCCAATATCAATGGAGGCCAATCTGTT TTTATCTCCCCACCGACATTTGCCGTGTTAGGGGCTACCGGCAATTTCCGGAATTCATCATTTACTGAGTTTTTCAACCCAACAGCAACCGAACCTCCCTTTTTCCAGATCTTTGACAACACATTTCTCGACATTCTTGGACCCAATCCTACGTTCAACATTGTCTCGACGAATGATATACTCGAATTCTTTGCCCATGAAGCTCCTGTCTTTGTTAAAGAGACGAATGAGCTATTCTTCGTTGGCTTCGACCAGACTCAAAATGTCTTCAATAAACTCAACATGACCGCAGTGGAACAAGCACTTGAAGGGATCAACGGCACCAACATCACCTCGATTAATGTTCCAGCAACCCAG ATCCCCCTTCCGGACACTGTTCATCAAATCAATGGCGGAACGGGTCCCGTTGGTTCTTCTCTATTATTTGTGACAAATGGACAAGGACCCCTTCCCCCATCTGTGGTACTGGTCAATGCGAAGGAACCGTTCAACGCGACAGTACTTCTTGACAATTTCTTTGGACGACAATTCAACTCATTGGATGACGTGAAGATACACCCAACCTCAAAGGCGATCTTCTTTACAGACGTCTC ATTTGGTTTCCTTCTTCAAATACGTCCGCCGCCCATGCTTCCAAATCAGGTATACAGATTCGATGTGACGACGGGCGTTGTGAGAGTTGTTGCGACCGACTTTGAAAAATGCAACGGCATTGCGTTCAGCCAGGATGGAAAAGTGGCCTATGT AACGGATACTGGAGCCCTCAGCTCCTTAGGTTCGCCAGACCAAACGAAAACAGCTACAAT ATACAAGTTCGACGTCGATCCCATATCGCAAGTATTTGTGAACAGACGTGTGTTCGCTTATGCAGACACCGGCATTCCTGATGGGATAGAACTGGATGCAGCAGGAAATGTATATGCAGGATGCGGAGATGGAGTCAATGTTTGGTCTTCGGAGGGAGTCCTACTCGGGAAATTTTTCACCGGGGGGACGGTTGCCAACATGGCTTTCACTGGAGATGGGCGACTTGTTTTGTTGGGTGGCACAAATGTGTATCTTGTGAAGATTGCCGCAAAAGGGCAAAATCTTGCGGTTCCGTCATTTCAGGGGGTTCCAATCTAG
- a CDS encoding Ferric reductase transmembrane component 1 yields the protein MSAVTLQLVFALSLLNKFVLADNGMDMSMDGAMSLTAGHMMLPYLHFTPGDTIWFFGWVPQSKGAMVGACIGLFLLALVDRWLAAIRAMADSYWRQRGRVIASNRLNSAKTSDAQKSVLNRALPFRYIPPFILSHDVARGILHAGQMALSFAFMLVVMTYQVAFILSIDQVGQSEPCPRTLSIYRYRFFIGGTTFSRAREELKMANTGTPPVIPIEFQQYNSYVVDPQWQRKFSIIWPCVLAGFILLSLPHLVRSIKNGRAYSTFFGISEDLSGVEYSALALAADHSMKRRPSTSIFTKLEKLFGLLGSFFYWTLPGFALNAGQIVIVTAYVVTVVLCIVLDAPLISNSNRAGFIALAQFPVVFLFATKNSVVSLLLGPGNGYEKLNFIHRWSGRIMFLGGLLHGSLWIRNHLQYNIPIIGQQKETSGIAAFGLLSVIVLTSLRPVRRFCYEVFYILHMLSFIAFFVTICYHTIYASPWIFPPLAFYGFDILLRMFRHRIKDAVLVPIDSQMTLIHVPYSTSGWIAGQHVRLRVFFSGRIFESHPLTIFSAPPEISCITSMPQGVSFGVRACGDWSKALNRYAMQAVAELQAELCEKPSSKQESEKSAPTEAPIQVMLDGPYGGCSVDLGNYETALLFAGGTGVTFTLGLLDDIVGRCVRLGRKNGEITRRIEFTWCIRSFGSIEWFAPALMDIANMAALSSKSANPIELHISIYVTCLCNPEAIPPIPNCDVTIIRPSVYRILADITTPPRLSSTAKSETGDELPPIDVEKRQSAVTEPDSEIGESLGSKLSWIENGGGLAVCASGPQSLTREASNAVARLQMSGRGLQIGKIGFHSEVFTL from the exons ATGTCGGCCGTCACTCTGCAGCTAGTCTTTGCGCTTTCCCTCCTCAACAAGTTCGTCCTAGCAGATAATGGCATGGATATGAGCATGGATGGTGCCATGTCGCTCACGGCTGGCCACATGATGCTACCATACCTCCATTTTACACCTGGAGATACCATATGGTTTTTTGGATGGGTACCACAAAGTAAAGGGGCGATGGTCGGGGCATGCATTGGGCTATTCCTTCTCGCTTTAGTTGATAGATGGCTGGCGGCTATTCGAGCCATGGCAGATAGTTACTGGCGTCAGAG AGGTCGAGTTATTGCCAGCAATAGACTTAATTCGGCCAAGACGAGCGATGCCCAGAAATCAGTGCTTAACCGAGCTCTTCCTTTCCGATACATCCCTCCATTTATCCTCTCTCACGACGTTGCAAGAGGTATATTGCATGCCGGGCAAATGGCTTTGTCGTTTGCGTTCATGTTGGTCGTGAT GACGTATCAAGTGGCTTTCATCTTATCTATT GACCAAGTCGGTCAGAGCGAACCTTGTCCTCGAACGCTCTCCATCTACCGCTATCGATTTTTTATTGGCGGTACTACATTCTCAAGGGCCAGGGAAGAGTTGAAAATGGCAAATACAGGGACTCCTCCCGTTATTCCAATTGAATTTCAACAATACAA CTCATATGTTGTTGATCCACAGTGGCAACGAAAGTTCTCGATAATCTGGCCTTGTGTTCTTGCTGGATTTATCTTACTGTCACTACCGCACCTTGTGCGATCAATCAAGAACGGTCGCGCGTACTCGACATTCTTTGGAATATCGGAAGATTTATCCGGTGTCGAATATTCGGCTCTTGCTCTGGCCGCTGACCATTCTATGAAGAGGCGGCCATCGACGTCCATTTTCACTAAGCTTGAGAAGCTATTTGGACTTCTAGGGTCTTTTTTCTATTGGACTCTGCCTGGATTCGCGTTGAATGCCGGACAAA TTGTTATCGTCACAGCCTATGTGGTGACAGTAGTGCTATGTATTGTTCTTGATGCGCCGCTCATCAGCAACTCGAATCGCGCCG GTTTCATCGCGCTCGCGCAATTTCccgttgtttttttgtttgccaCTAAGAATTCCGTCGTTTCCCTGCTTTTGGGTCCCGGAAACGGTTATGAGAAGCTGAATTTCATCCATCGGTGGTCCGGGAGAATAATGTTTCTCGGAGGCCTTCTGCATGGATCCTTATGGATTCGAAACCATTTGCAGTACAACATCCCTATCATCGGTCAGCAAAAGGAGACTTCTGGAATTGCTGCTTTCGGGCTGTTGAGCGTAATCGTTTTAACCTCGCTTAGACCCGTTAGGCGCTTTTGCTACGAGGTCTTCTACATTCTACA CATGCTCTCATTTATCGCATTTTTCGTAACTATTTGCTATCACACGATCTACGCGTCACCTTGGATATTCCCTCCACTTGCTTTCTATGGCTTTGACATCCTACTGCGAATGTTCCGCCACCGAATTAAGGACGCCGTCCTGGTCCCAATAGACAGTCAGATGACACTG ATCCATGTTCCTTATTCAACGTCTGGTTGGATAGCAGGCCAACATGTTCGTCTGCGCGTGTTCTTCTCGGGCCGGATCTTCGAGTCCCATCCCCTCACCATATTCTCCGCACCACCTGAGATATCCTGCATTACGTCGATGCCTCAAGGAGTCTCTTTTGGCGTCCGAGCGTGTGGCGACTGGTCCAAGGCGCTCAACCGATATGCGATGCAGGCAGTTGCCGAGCTTCAAGCGGAGCTTTGCGAAAAGCCCTCGTCTAAACAGGAGAGCGAAAAGTCTGCACCGACTGAGGCGCCCATCCAAGTCATGCTCGATGGCCCATACGGTGGGTGCAGCGTCGATCTCGGAAATTACGAGACTGCGTTGTTATTTGCTGGCGGAACAGGCGTGACGTTTACGCTAGGGCTACTTGATGATATTGTTGGGCGGTGCGTCAGGCTGGGGCGCAAGAACGGCGAGATCACCAGGCGCATCGAGTTCACATGGTGTATACGGTCATTCG GATCGATAGAATGGTTTGCCCCTGCACTGATGGATATCGCCAATATGGCCGCGCTTTCCTCCAAGTCGGCCAATCCAATAGAACTTCACATTTCAATATACGTTACGTGTTTGTGTAACCCGGAGGCAATTCCTCCCATTCCCAACTGCGACGTAACGATTATTCGCCCTTCGGTATATCGCATCCTCGCCGATATCACAACACCTCCGCGTCTTTCGTCTACGGCGAAGTCGGAAACTGGCGATGAATTGCCGCCCATAGATGTTGAGAAGAGACAGTCTGCGGTCACGGAGCCGGACTCCGAGATTGGTGAAAGTTTGGGATCCAAGTTGTCATGGATAGAGAACGGGGGTGGTCTCGCGGTGTGTGCCAGTGGACCACAGAGTTTGACGCGAGAGGCGTCAAATGCAGTGGCTCGACTACAGATGTCAGGTCGTGGACTTCAGATCGGAAAAATCGGTTTCCACTCTGAAGTCTTCACGTTATGA
- a CDS encoding Proline hydroxylase buaE — translation MPSQPRKGITPQQKLVLTTVVSMLQSAALATNLVPVVDFGPFIDPTSPAEQKEKAAKEILQSFQEIGFVYLINHGLDADKIDGMFGWSRKLFDLPPAVKELAPHPPSGTHHRGYSAPGREKVKQLSESSRQLAHTRATNDVSNQAESGVIRDIKESFECGREDNEEMPNIWFPDGVFPGFKEACLDFYWTCYETEKLILKALAIGYNLPDHYFLQDHSKADNQLRLLHYPSIPASMLQDEKASRIPSHTDFCSMTDSIGGLEVEDPKHSGTFIVLFVTYWVLITPTDFHAL, via the exons ATGCCTTCTCAGCCTCGTAAAGGCATTACACCACAGCAGAAGCTGGTTTTAACCACTGTGGTGTCTATGCTGCAGAGTGCAGCACTTGCA ACTAATCTTGTTCCCGTCGTTGACTTTGGGCCATTCATTGATCCCACCTCACCCGCGGAACAGAAGGAAAAGGCCGCAAAGGAGATTCTACAGTCATTCCAGGAGATAGGGTTTGTCTATTTGATAAACCATGGCTTGGACGCTGATAAGATAGATGGGATGTTTGGATGG TCCCGTAAATTATTCGACCTACCTCCCGCAGTTAAAGAGCTAGCTCCTCACCCGCCTTCTGGGACACACCATCGAG GATACTCGGCCCCAGGGAGGGAAAAAGTGAAACAACTGTCAGAGTCCAGTCGCCAATTAGCTCATACAAGAGCTACCAACGACGTATCTAACCAAGCAGAGTCGGGTGTCATACGAGATATCAAAGAAAGCTTTGAATGCGGTCGGGAAGACAACGAAGAGATGCCCAATATCTGGTTCCCTGACGGTGTCTTTCCAGGTTTCAAGGAGGCATGTCTGGATTTTTATTGG ACTTGCTACGAGACGGAAAAACTCATCCTCAAAGCACTCGCGATAGGGTATAATTTGCCGGATCATTACTTTCTGCAGGATCACTCTAAAGCCGACAATCAGCTGAGACTATTGCATTATCCGAG CATTCCAGCGTCTATGTTGCAAGATGAAAAGGCCTCTCGAATCCCCAGTCACACAGATTTCTGCTCCATGACG GACTCTATCGGTGGCTTAGAAGTAGAGGACCCCAAACATTCTGGCACCTTTATTGTACTTTTTGTGACATATTGGGTGCTTATTACGCCTACTGACTTTCATGCCCTGTAG
- a CDS encoding Lactonohydrolase oryL — translation MPVSHSFIKSVVAAVAIAKLAVALPTVPSQGVVVDLNSYAVLGPSGSFKNSASGLFNPTSTTAPFFQIFDDRFLDVIGENPIFRVVSSDTSVLSYAREAPVYVASTDELFFAGFDPTDNVVSKISLAAIETAIAGSPGSSPLNVAGTRLSLSSSLQVVNGGTGPYNGKIVFVTLGSPLAPPALALVDSTPPYATTVLLDNFFSRPFNSINDVKIHPTSGKIFFTDPSVGNQVGLRPAPLLKNNVYRFDPDTGDIRAVASDLQAPNGIAFSHDGRHAYVSDTGAFVSLTELDPTRAATIYKYDLEHESQAFTNRRVFAYADTGIPDGLQLDASENLYVGAGDGVHVYANDGTLIGKFFTGTTVANMVFAGNGRLLLLGGADLYYVKIAANPIKISYP, via the exons ATGCCTGTGTCCCACTCTTTTATTAAATCTGTGGTTGCAGCAGTCGCAATTGCGAAACTGGCTGTTGCATTACCCACTGTACCCAGTCAAGGCGTC GTGGTTGACCTCAACTCGTACGCCGTTCTGGGGCCTAGCGGTTCTTTCAAAAACTCTGCATCTGGATTATTCAATCCAACATCTACAACTGCACCATTCTTCCAAATATTCGATGACAGATTCCTCGACGTCATTGGCGAGAACCCCATCTTCAGAGTTGTCTCTTCAGACACGTCCGTTCTTTCGTATGCTCGGGAGGCGCCAGTTTACGTCGCGTCTACCGACGAGCTCTTCTTTGCTGGTTTCGACCCCACAGACAATGTGGTAAGCAAAATCAGCTTGGCTGCTATCGAGACAGCGATAGCTGGCTCCCCAGGATCAAGTCCGCTAAATGTTGCTGGAACACGC TTGAGCTTATCATCTTCCCTTCAAGTCGTTAATGGTGGAACCGGGCCTTACAACGGAAAAATCGTTTTCGTCACACTCGGTAGTCCCCTAGCACCCCCAGCACTGGCTCTCGTTGATTCAACCCCCCCTTACGCCACCACGGTCCTTTTGGACAATTTCTTCAGCCGCCCTTTCAATTCTATCAATGATGTCAAGATTCATCCTACCTCAGGAAAAATATTTTTCACAGACCCTTC TGTTGGAAATCAAGTTGGACTTCGCCCCGCACCTTTGTTGAAGAACAATGTCTATAGATTTGACCCCGACACAGGTGATATTCGAGCTGTGGCTTCCGACCTCCAGGCTCCCAACGGAATTGCCTTTTCTCATGATGGAAGACATGCCTATGT GTCGGATACTGGTGCTTTTGTCAGTCTGACGGAATTGGACCCCACTCGCGCTGCTACAAT CTACAAATATGACTTGGAGCATGAGTCCCAGGCGTTCACCAATAGGCGTGTGTTCGCATATGCGGATACCGGAATTCCTGACGGTCTTCAGCTCGACGCTTCCGAGAATCTGTATGTGGGTGCCGGTGATGGCGTGCACGTTTACGCTAACGATGGTACCCTGATCGGCAAATTCTTCACCGGAACAACCGTGGCCAATATGGTCTTTGCCGGTAATGGGCGCTTGCTGCTTCTTGGCGGTGCCGACCTGTACTATGTTAAGATCGCTGCCAACCCTATCAAGATATCTTACCCTTGA